ATTAAATACTTTGTCAATTTTCATGAACTGATCCTGCTCGCTTTACTACCGCTAAATTTAGAAAAAGTGTTAAAAATGTTTCTTAATAGGGAAGGGCGACCACTTCCGCCGGAAATTAAAAAATAGTTTCAACTTTTCCGCGTTCGACAACGATGGCCTGAATGACCTTGCCAGAACTGATATTGCGGACAGAAATCTGTTCACCTTTAACGCCATTTTGCAGCGCTTCACCGGCCATGCTCGCGGCCATGCCATTTTTACTTGCAATAATCATGACACTTTCGCCTTCTTCAACCATCCACAAGGGCTGTAACTGAAGCGGACTGATGATCTGACCGCTGCGGAATCTGCGTAATGTCCGTTGTCCGAGTACCTCTTCAGGACGGGTCGCAAAGGCCTCTGCACGGCTGAGCGTAAGGGTTTGCGTTTTGAGCATGTCTGCTGTCAGTTTGGTAACCCGGCGAATATGCGTGGTCGCCACAATCACCGGCAGGCGCAGGCTGACCTGCACCGTGATGTTCAGTTTCCACGGCTGATCACCAGACTGACATTCCACCTGACGCCGTAAATAACCGACAGGCAGGTTCTGCTGATCCGCGGCACTGATATAGAGTGGGATCGGACAGGCCGGAAGATGTGTCACGGCTGACGGCACATTGATATCAATATCGGCTTTATAGTCCGGCCAGCGCTGACGGTTTGCATAACCGGCGATTTCCTGCTCGATTTTTGTCTTCACCCATCGGACCAGCTCAGTTTTATCCTGATTGTCTTTGCCGCTGCCCAGCGCTCCCGGGGCCAGCATCAGACTGGCGATGAACACCATCATTTTCCGGGTCAGGATACTGCTTCCCGATTTCCGCTTGCTTGCTGAAAAGCGGAAGTTCCGCTTCCCTTCCTCTTTGTAACTAATTGAAAAATAAGACATAAAAATTTGGCATGTTTCTTGTTTATAGGTACTGCGTGAATTCTGCGTAAGTGTGACCGAATTTAAGGAACAACAATGGCGATCAGTTTTGAAAATGCGCTGGGTGTTCATCCTGATGCGCTTAACTTCAGGGTACAGCGCAGCAAAGTATTGGCAAGCAACTTAGCAAATGTCGATACCCCTGGGTATCTCGCCAGAGACCTGGCGTTTGAAACCGTGATGCAAAACACAAGCTCACGTGTGGATACACCACCACCGGAAATGGCTGTGAGCGCGAAATACCGGGTGCCATACCAGAACAGTAAAACCGGTAACACTGTTGAGCTGGGCGTCGAGCAAGCCAAGTTTGCCCAGAACAACATGGATTTTCAAACCAGCCTGACTTTCATGAATATGAAGTTCAGCGGGCTGGCTAAAGCAATTGAGGGTCGTTAATCACTATGGCTTTTACGGACATCTACTCAATCGCTGGTTCTGCAATGACGGCACAAACCGTCCGTCTGAACACGGTGGCCAGTAACCTGGCGAACGCCGATGCAGTCGCCAGCAATCCGAATGATGCTTACAAGGCACTGAAACCTGTTTTTGCCACGGTTTACAGCCAGACACAGTTGTCTGCGGACAAAGATGTGTATCCGAATGCGGAAGTCCGCATTGTGGATGTTGTGAAAAGTGAAGGCAAAGTCGACAAACGTTTCGAGCCGAATAACCCGCTGGCAAACGATGAAGGTTACGTCTTCTATCCGGGCATTGATGTCGTTGCAGAAATGGCAGACATGATGTCGGCGACGCGCAGCTACGAGACCAATGTCGAAGTGCTGGCGAATGTGAAAAGTATGCAGCAGGGTCTGCTGCGACTGGGGGAAGGTAGCCGATGAGTCTCGCACAATACACCGCGCTGAACGGTGATTCACCAACCACAACAACGGGTTCAAACGGCGGCATTCAGTCCAACCCGGCCAGCGCGAACAGTGCCGATGCACTGCAAAATGAATTTTTGACGCTGATGGTTGCGCAGATCCAGAACCAGGATCCGCTGAACCCGCTGGACGGCACGGAATACGTTGGTCAGCTGGCACAGTTCTCACAGGTACAGAGTACCGAGAACATGTCCAAGATGATGCAAAACAGCATGGTCCTGATGGACAACATGCAAGTGCTGGCAACGGCCGGTCTGGTCGGTCAGACCGTGTATGTCGCAACCAACGAGATGACTTTGTCTGAAGACAGTGTCCAGAGCGGAAAAATCGAACTGGAGCATGCATCGAACCAGGTCAACCTGGTGCTGGAAGATGCTTATGGTCGTAAGACGAAAGTCCCGCTGGGTGCGCATGGTGCCGGTGATGTTGATTTTACCATTGATGCAGAAAAGCTTGGGTTACCGAAAGGCGACTACACCGTTTCTGTTGAAGTGCAAAAAGGGCAGGCTCAGCCAAACATGCTGCTGGCCGGCAAAGTTGAACAGGTCCGCGTGCCAAGTAACGGGGGCTCCGCCCTGGTGAACGTTGCTGGTGTCGGCAGTATTCCTTTCTACCAGATTAGCCAGTTCGGCAGCTGATTTTCATACAGGATAACGAGGATAACATGAGTTTTGATATCGCGCTGAGTGGCCTGGGTGCCACCAACACACAACTGAACACCATCAGTAACAACATTGCGAACGTTTCAACCACGGGTTTTAAGCAGTCCCGTACCGAGTTCGCATCAGTTTATAACGGCCTTCAGGCCGGTGGTGTGGAAGTTGCTGCTATCTCCCAGAACTTTGATAAAAACGGTTCTGTGTCCGGTACCGGCCGCTCTCTGGATCTGGCCATCGGTGGTAACGGTTTCTTTGTGACCACAGATACTTCAGGTCAGGTGGTTTACACCCGCTCTGGTGTGTTCAATACCGACAAAGACAACTACATCACCAGCAACACCGGCATGAAGCTGCAGGGTTACACCGTTGATGCCAACAACAACCTGCAATCCGGTGCGACTGGCGATCTGCAAATCAAGACGGCTTCACTGGCTGCACAGGCAACGGACCGCATCGACTTTGTTGCGAACTTTGACTCTCGCGTCAATGTTCCTGCAGTTGCGCCATTCAACATGGCTGACCACGACACCTACAACTCGTCTTACACCACAAAGGTCTATGACTCGCTGGGTAACCCGCACACCATGACGCAGTACTTCGTCAAGACCGGTGCAAACGCCTGGGATATTCACGTTTCTGTTGATGGTGCCGCACCAGGCGCAGCACAGGCCGTGACATTCAATACTGACGGTACGATGGCGACTCCGGCAGCGCCTTATAACGTTGCATTCAACCCGGCGGGTGCTGACCCGATGAGTGTTGATATCGACCTGCAGGGTACCACGCAGTTCGGTGCCGATTTCGGAACCAGCACCAACAACCCGAATGGTTACTCTTCCGGTGAACTGACGGGTGTTCGTGTTGAAGACAACGGCATGGTTTATGCGACTTACACCAATGGTCAGTCTCTGCTGCAAGGTCAGGTGATGCTGGCTGATTTCGCAAACCCACAGGCACTGGTGAAAGTGAGCAACACCGGCTGGCAGCAAAGCTTCGCTTCTGGTGCGCCAATCACGGGCCAGCCTGGCAGCGGTATTCTGGGCAGCCTGACACCTGGCGCGCTGGAAGGTTCGAACGTGGATCTGACCAGTGAGCTGGTGAACCTGATGACAGCTCAGCGTAACTATCAGGCGAATGCCAAAACGATCTCGACCACTGAGCAGCTGACTCAGGCGCTGTTCAACGCGATTTAAGGGTTAGGTCATGGATAGTTTGTTATACACAGCAACCAGTGGCGCCAGCCGGGTTCTGAGCGCACAGCAAGTGCGCTCGAACAACTTGTCGAATGCTGACACCACAGGTTTCCGTGCTGACATGGAAAGAGCAAGAAGCTATGCCGTGAAAGGGCATGGCTTTGACGGCAGCACCATGGTGGTCACCAACTCGGCTTCCACGCGTTTTGATGCAGGCGACATGGTGAAAACCGGCCGTAAATTGGATATCGCAATCAATGGCGATGGTTTCATGACGGTGCAGCTTCCGGACGGAACAGAAGCGTATACCCGCGCCGGTAACATGAAACTGGATCAGGAAGGCAACCTGACCATCAATGGCTTCCCGGTGATGGCTGAGGGTAACCCGATTGTCGTGCCTGAGTACCAGAGCATTGAAGTCAGCGAAACGGGTATGGTTTCCGTGATCCCGCCAGGTGGCGGTGCGGAACTGGCCGTCGGTCAGATCAAGCTGGTGAAACCGGAAATCAATACCGTTCAGAAAATTAATAACGGCCTCCTTCAGGCGCGTGACGGAAACAACTTCGCAGCAGATGCCACAGTGCGACTGGCACCGGAACATCTGGAAGGCAGTAACGTTTCCGCGATTGATGAGCTGGTCAGTGTGATGTCACTGACACGTAATTTTGAAATGCAGGTGCGGATGATGAAAACCGCAGAAAAACTCGCTCAGGCTGGTAACCGCCTGCTGCGCAACGGCTAAGAATAAGGAGAACTCGCATGCACTCTGCATTATGGGTCAGTAAAACAGGTATGGCGGCACAAGACACCAAGATGACCGCCATTTCGAACAACCTGGCAAACGTAAATACAGTTGGCTTCAAACGCGACCGCGTGGTGTTTGAAGATTTGTTCTACACCATTCAGCGTCAGCCAGGTGCGCCGGTTGATCAGGTCAATGAACTGCCGACCGGTGTTCAGCTGGGTAGTGGTGTCCGCGTTGTCGGTACTCAGAAAGTCTTCACACAGGGGAACACCTCAAATACCAGCCAGGAGCTGGATATGGCCATTCTGGGCGGCGGTTTCTTCCAGATTGAAAACTCTGACGGTGAGGTGATGTACAGCCGGAACGGTCAGTTCCACGTGAACTCTGAAGGTCTGATTGTGAACACTCAGGGTCTGCCTCTGGTTCCGCAAATCGAAATCCCGGACACGGCCACCCGAATCAGCATTGCTGTGGATGGTACGGTTTCAGCGCAGGTTGCCGGTGATGCGACCCCACAGGAACTGGGTCAGATCACGCTGGCGCAGTTTGTGAACCCGGCCGGTCTGGAAGCACTGGGCGGAAACCTGTATCGCCAGACAGAAGCCAGCGGCCAGCCAGATGAACTGGTTCCGGGTCTGGATGGCGCAGGCACCATTAAGCAGGGTGCTCTGGAAGGTTCAAACGTACAGGTTGTGGAAGAAATGGTCGATATGATCACAACGCAACGTGCTTATGAAATGAACGCCAAGGTCGTATCTGCGGCTGATGACATGCTGAAGTTCGTCGCACAGTCCATCTAATGCTTACACCGAAAGGAAATCCTATGAAGTGGCTGACTCCATTTCTCATGGTGTTACTGACAGGGTGCACATTGCGCCCTGAATTCACAACACCGAAACCAGATGATGAAGCTTTCGCGCCACCGGTACTGGATTACTCTCTGCCGCAAGCGACTGACGGCAGCCTGTACCGGAACAACTACATGATGACGTTGTTTCAGGACCGTCGTGCTTACCGGGTTGGTGACATTCTGACGATCATGCTGGATGAAGAGACGCAGTCGAGCAAGAAAGCAGACACCAAATATTCAAAAGATTCGGAAGTGGGCATCACGGCACCTGTGATCGGCAACTTTACCGCGACAAACCTTGGTGCAAGCATTGATGCAAGCCGGGCTTTCGACGGTTCCGCACAAAGCTCACAGGGCAATAAGCTCACGGGTGCGATTACCGTGACGGTGAATGAAGTGCTGCCGAACGGTGTGCTACGGATTCGCGGTGAAAAATGGCTGCGTCTGAATCAGGGTGACGAGTTCATCCGTCTGACCGGGATTGTCCGCGTGGATGATATTAACCGGAATAACCAGGTGTCTTCACTGCGGATTGGTGATGCGCGCATTACTTATTCCGGAAGTGGCGCACTGGCGGACAGCAACGCGTCAGGCTGGCTCACTCAATTCTTCAACAGTCCATGGATGCCGTTCTGATGAAATCTTTCAAAATCATTTTACTGTTCGTGGCCGTGGCTCTGTGGGGCGCACATTCAGTGTCTGCCAAAGCGTCGCCGGCCATGCCGATCATGGATCTGGTCGATGTGCAGGGCATTCGCGGCAACCAGCTGGTCGGTTACGGTCTGGTGGTTGGTCTCGATGGTACGGGTGACCGGAACCAGGTGAAATTCACCAGCCAGTCTGTGACGAACATGCTGCGTCAGTTTGGCGTTCAGATCAGTGAAGGGACAGACCCGAAACTGAAAAACGTTGCCTCCGTCAGTGTG
This DNA window, taken from Photobacterium sp. CCB-ST2H9, encodes the following:
- the flgA gene encoding flagellar basal body P-ring formation chaperone FlgA translates to MSYFSISYKEEGKRNFRFSASKRKSGSSILTRKMMVFIASLMLAPGALGSGKDNQDKTELVRWVKTKIEQEIAGYANRQRWPDYKADIDINVPSAVTHLPACPIPLYISAADQQNLPVGYLRRQVECQSGDQPWKLNITVQVSLRLPVIVATTHIRRVTKLTADMLKTQTLTLSRAEAFATRPEEVLGQRTLRRFRSGQIISPLQLQPLWMVEEGESVMIIASKNGMAASMAGEALQNGVKGEQISVRNISSGKVIQAIVVERGKVETIF
- the flgB gene encoding flagellar basal body rod protein FlgB, translated to MAISFENALGVHPDALNFRVQRSKVLASNLANVDTPGYLARDLAFETVMQNTSSRVDTPPPEMAVSAKYRVPYQNSKTGNTVELGVEQAKFAQNNMDFQTSLTFMNMKFSGLAKAIEGR
- the flgC gene encoding flagellar basal body rod protein FlgC: MAFTDIYSIAGSAMTAQTVRLNTVASNLANADAVASNPNDAYKALKPVFATVYSQTQLSADKDVYPNAEVRIVDVVKSEGKVDKRFEPNNPLANDEGYVFYPGIDVVAEMADMMSATRSYETNVEVLANVKSMQQGLLRLGEGSR
- the flgD gene encoding flagellar hook assembly protein FlgD, whose translation is MSLAQYTALNGDSPTTTTGSNGGIQSNPASANSADALQNEFLTLMVAQIQNQDPLNPLDGTEYVGQLAQFSQVQSTENMSKMMQNSMVLMDNMQVLATAGLVGQTVYVATNEMTLSEDSVQSGKIELEHASNQVNLVLEDAYGRKTKVPLGAHGAGDVDFTIDAEKLGLPKGDYTVSVEVQKGQAQPNMLLAGKVEQVRVPSNGGSALVNVAGVGSIPFYQISQFGS
- the flgE gene encoding flagellar hook protein FlgE encodes the protein MSFDIALSGLGATNTQLNTISNNIANVSTTGFKQSRTEFASVYNGLQAGGVEVAAISQNFDKNGSVSGTGRSLDLAIGGNGFFVTTDTSGQVVYTRSGVFNTDKDNYITSNTGMKLQGYTVDANNNLQSGATGDLQIKTASLAAQATDRIDFVANFDSRVNVPAVAPFNMADHDTYNSSYTTKVYDSLGNPHTMTQYFVKTGANAWDIHVSVDGAAPGAAQAVTFNTDGTMATPAAPYNVAFNPAGADPMSVDIDLQGTTQFGADFGTSTNNPNGYSSGELTGVRVEDNGMVYATYTNGQSLLQGQVMLADFANPQALVKVSNTGWQQSFASGAPITGQPGSGILGSLTPGALEGSNVDLTSELVNLMTAQRNYQANAKTISTTEQLTQALFNAI
- the flgF gene encoding flagellar basal-body rod protein FlgF encodes the protein MDSLLYTATSGASRVLSAQQVRSNNLSNADTTGFRADMERARSYAVKGHGFDGSTMVVTNSASTRFDAGDMVKTGRKLDIAINGDGFMTVQLPDGTEAYTRAGNMKLDQEGNLTINGFPVMAEGNPIVVPEYQSIEVSETGMVSVIPPGGGAELAVGQIKLVKPEINTVQKINNGLLQARDGNNFAADATVRLAPEHLEGSNVSAIDELVSVMSLTRNFEMQVRMMKTAEKLAQAGNRLLRNG
- the flgG gene encoding flagellar basal-body rod protein FlgG codes for the protein MHSALWVSKTGMAAQDTKMTAISNNLANVNTVGFKRDRVVFEDLFYTIQRQPGAPVDQVNELPTGVQLGSGVRVVGTQKVFTQGNTSNTSQELDMAILGGGFFQIENSDGEVMYSRNGQFHVNSEGLIVNTQGLPLVPQIEIPDTATRISIAVDGTVSAQVAGDATPQELGQITLAQFVNPAGLEALGGNLYRQTEASGQPDELVPGLDGAGTIKQGALEGSNVQVVEEMVDMITTQRAYEMNAKVVSAADDMLKFVAQSI
- the flgH gene encoding flagellar basal body L-ring protein FlgH, with protein sequence MKWLTPFLMVLLTGCTLRPEFTTPKPDDEAFAPPVLDYSLPQATDGSLYRNNYMMTLFQDRRAYRVGDILTIMLDEETQSSKKADTKYSKDSEVGITAPVIGNFTATNLGASIDASRAFDGSAQSSQGNKLTGAITVTVNEVLPNGVLRIRGEKWLRLNQGDEFIRLTGIVRVDDINRNNQVSSLRIGDARITYSGSGALADSNASGWLTQFFNSPWMPF